The following are encoded together in the Salvia hispanica cultivar TCC Black 2014 chromosome 6, UniMelb_Shisp_WGS_1.0, whole genome shotgun sequence genome:
- the LOC125194056 gene encoding protein CutA, chloroplastic-like isoform X1 — protein MVLVSGKTELHKDKPKLQILIMALRLSSVVSSTVVRRRLPLVGAFCVLSFGLSNLCAVSLSSRTGCAQSLPFAPLFRTKFGSQSESKKFHTVRMEASKTTVPSIVVYVTVPNKEAGKKLAESIVKERLAACVNRIPGVESVYEWKGEIQTDSEELLIIKTRESLLEALTEHVKANHEYDVPEVISLPITGGNLQYLEWIKNSTRD, from the exons ATGGTTTTGGTATCAGGCAAAACTGAACTCCATAAAGACAAACCAAAATTGCAAATACTCATCATGGCTCTAAGACTCTCCTCCGTTGTCTCCTCCACAGTGGTCCGTAGGCGACTCCCTCTGGTGGGTGCCTtttgtgttcttagttttggCCTCTCCAATCTCTGTGCCGTTTCTCTATCTTCGAGAACAGGGTGTGCTCAGTCTCTCCCTTTTGCCCCTCTCTTCCG GACGAAATTCGGTAGTCAGTCTGAGAGTAAGAAATTTCATACTGTAAGGATGGAAGCAAGTAAGACGACTGTACCCAGCATTGTTGTCTATGTTACAGTTCCAAACAAGGAAGCAG GGAAAAAATTGGCTGAAAGCATAGTCAAAGAGCGGCTCGCAGCGTGTGTTAACCGAATACCAG GTGTTGAATCAGTTTATGAGTGGAAAGGAGAG ATACAAACTGACTCTGAAGAGCTGCTTATAATCAAGACGAGGGAATCTCTTCTAGAGGCTTTAACTGAGCATGTCAAGGCAAATCATGAATATGA CGTGCCTGAGGTGATTTCCTTACCCATAACCGGTGGCAATCTCCAGTATTTGGAGTGGATTAAGAACAGTACTCGGGACTAA
- the LOC125194051 gene encoding probable disease resistance protein RXW24L, which translates to MADLANMFLGILRDLLVEETKFLLSVGGDVEKVKRDLESIHALLMKADRERRDSPTLKTCISQLKDLAFKAENLLETYAVEVESKREEGQRSLKDKFQRYICIMCECYSVHEVGKEAYDIIPALDQLAKKLESELDQQGSSSHSKQEAEQQRLLRQTYAHEVEHDFVGMEKDIQLLVSKVKDETRRRRVVKIYGMGGLGKTTLARKVYNHTDLQSYARAWVCITQQFEHKAVFGKILKQLDKDINVDVLEVEDLVTRIQSLLKERKCLVVIDDIWEDVHWEIIKQAFPLNCDVILTTRNEDIANQQSEPHRLEFLTEDEGWTLLQKVADISPDDPDLKSFEDIGRKIVSKCEGLPLSICVIGGILRNKVHTEWVEVNLNMESHLKHGKGVGKYEKVNQVLELSYDALPYYLKPCFLYLACFPEDHKIDTERLYLLWMAEGFISYQDKEGNETLRDVAQRYLIELSMRCMVQLHEADTYTPLKKFDSCGLHDLMHDLCSSRAEKEQFLMRIDASKYLTDIHLPTRIAISHDPFSVSSIEGLKELKGLRSFILLQKDFYHRATMGFKESVVNFKMSEYLRIFVVEGCEFEGGKLPSNVGELIHLRYLSLRDSNVIELPKSICSLPYLQTLDLRVSPDIKLPNVICKMKRLKHLFLKRRIEVIGGEKLKLGGLQELETLDEINSETTCIADIPTLISLQKMHVEVHDVDVDSMSIVLNNINSHLRERHLSVYSCDFSSEKGREVLNDGLMSPSLVSLSIWSCNIGSSFPYYKPEMCQNLVILILCNCKGKVDVKDLGKYPMLQDLLLEGVKMEETLTCHSDSFPRLKELQLWNLHDFKEWEVEEGAMPKLTSLLITRCPNLEKVPDGLRFSSSLRRMDIMNMPREFMERVNEEDYGPFVKKEIDMDSVYKE; encoded by the exons atgGCAGATTTGGCGAATATGTTTCTGGGAATCCTTCGTGATTTGCTGGTTGAAGAAACTAAGTTTTTGCTTAGTGTTGGCGGTGATGTTGAGAAAGTTAAACGAGATCTGGAAAGCATACATGCTTTGCTGATGAAAGCAGACAGAGAGAGACGTGATTCTCCCACTCTAAAGACGTGCATTTCCCAGCTCAAAGATCTTGCTTTCAAAGCTGAGAATCTGCTTGAAACATATGCTGTTGAAGTTGAATCCAAAAGGGAAGAAGGGCAGAGGAGCCTCAAGGACAAATTTCAAAGGTACATTTGCATCATGTGTGAGTGTTACAGTGTCCACGAAGTTGGGAAGGAGGCTTACGACATTATACCTGCCCTGGACCAACTCGCTAAAAAGTTAGAGTCGGAGTTGGATCAACAAGGCTCATCATCTCATTCCAAGCAGGAAGCTGAGCAGCAGCGTCTGTTGAGACAGACGTATGCTCATGAGGTTGAGCATGATTTCGTGGGCATGGAGAAAGACATCCAGCTTTTGGTCTCCAAGGTGAAGGATGAAACCAGAAGGAGACGAGTAGTGAAGATATATGGGATGGGTGGTCTCGGAAAAACTACACTTGCGAGAAAGGTCTACAACCACACAGACCTCCAATCTTATGCTCGAGCATGGGTTTGCATCACCCAACAGTTTGAACATAAGGCCGTTTTCGGCAAGATTTTGAAACAACTTGACAAAGACATAAACGTTGATGTCTTGGAAGTTGAGGATTTGGTCACAAGAATTCAAAGTTTATTGAAGGAGAGGAAATGTCTGGTGGTGATAGATGATATATGGGAAGATGTTCACTGGGAGATCATAAAGCAAGCTTTTCCGCTGAATTGTGATGTCATTCTCACAACTCGTAATGAGGATATTGCTAATCAACAATCCGAACCTCACAGGCTGGAATTTCTGACAGAGGACGAAGGTTGGACTTTACTTCAAAAAGTAGCAGATATTTCTCCAG ATGACCCAGatttaaaatcatttgaagatattggaagaaaaattgtatCAAAGTGTGAAGGATTACCGCTATCAATTTGTGTTATTGGAGGGATTTTGCGCAATAAAGTACACACAGAATGGGTAGAGGTAAATCTGAACATGGAATCACATTTGAAGCATGGAAAAGGTGttggaaaatatgaaaaagtaaatCAGGTGTTGGAGTTGAGCTACGATGCATTACCTTATTACCTGAAACCATGCTTCCTCTATTTAGCATGTTTTCCAGAGGATCACAAGATTGATACAGAGAGACTGTATTTATTGTGGATGGCGGAAGGCTTCATTTCCTACCAAGATAAAGAAGGTAATGAGACTCTAAGAGATGTGGCTCAAAGATATCTAATAGAACTTAGTATGAGGTGTATGGTTCAACTGCATGAAGCTGACACCTACACTCCACTTAAGAAATTTGATTCGTGTGGGCTTCATGATTTAATGCATGATCTCTGTTCTTCTAGAGCAGAAAAGGAACAGTTTCTGATGCGCATTGATGCTTCCAAATATCTGACCGACATTCATTTACCAACTCGAATAGCCATCAGTCATGACCCCTTTAGTGTATCAAGTATAGAGGGGTTAAAGGAACTAAAAGGTCTTAGGTCTTttattcttctccaaaaggaTTTTTATCATAGAGCAACCATGGGCTTCAAAGAGAGTGTGGTTAACTTTAAGATGTCGGAATACTTGAGGATATTTGTGGTAGAAGGTTGTGAGTTTGAAGGGGGGAAATTACCAAGCAATGTAGgtgaattaattcatttaagaTATCTGAGTTTGAGGGATTCTAATGTGATAGAGCTACCAAAGTCCATATGCAGCCTGCCATACTTGCAGACCTTAGATTTGCGAGTATCACCTGATATTAAATTGCCAAATGTGATATGTAAGATGAAAAGACTAAAGCATCTGTTTCTCAAACGCAgaatagaagtgattggagggGAGAAACTAAAACTAGGTGGGCTACAAGAGTTGGAGACGTTAGATGAGATCAACAGTGAGACAACTTGCATTGCAGATATCCCTACATTGATTAGTCTCCAGAAGATGCATGTTGAAGTTCATGATGTGGATGTGGATAGCATGTCAATTGTATTGAACAACATAAACAGCCACTTACGTGAGAGGCACCTTTCAGTTTACTCATGTGATTTCAGTTCGGAGAAAGGTAGAGAGGTTTTGAATGACGGGTTGATGTCACCTTCGTTGGTCAGTTTGAGCATATGGAGCTGCAATATAGGTAGCAGTTTTCCATACTACAAACCAGAGATGTGTCAgaatttagttattttgatACTATGTAATTGCAAGGGTAAGGTAGATGTGAAGGACCTTGGCAAGTATCCCATGTTGCAAGACCTATTGTTAGAGGGAGTCAAGATGGAAGAAACATTAACTTGCCACTCAGATTCATTTCCACGACTCAAGGAGCTTCAATTATGGAATTTGCACGATTTTAAGGAATGGGAAGTGGAAGAAGGAGCAATGCCAAAACTTACTTCCTTGCTTATCACTAGGTGCCCCAATTTGGAGAAAGTTCCAGATGGTTTGAgattctcctcctctcttcGACGGATGGATATCATGAATATGCCAAGAGAATTCATGGAGAGAGTAAATGAAGAAGACTATGGGCCATTTGTCAAGAAGGAGATTGATATGGATAGTGTCTACAAAGAATAA
- the LOC125194056 gene encoding protein CutA, chloroplastic-like isoform X2, translating to MALRLSSVVSSTVVRRRLPLVGAFCVLSFGLSNLCAVSLSSRTGCAQSLPFAPLFRTKFGSQSESKKFHTVRMEASKTTVPSIVVYVTVPNKEAGKKLAESIVKERLAACVNRIPGVESVYEWKGEIQTDSEELLIIKTRESLLEALTEHVKANHEYDVPEVISLPITGGNLQYLEWIKNSTRD from the exons ATGGCTCTAAGACTCTCCTCCGTTGTCTCCTCCACAGTGGTCCGTAGGCGACTCCCTCTGGTGGGTGCCTtttgtgttcttagttttggCCTCTCCAATCTCTGTGCCGTTTCTCTATCTTCGAGAACAGGGTGTGCTCAGTCTCTCCCTTTTGCCCCTCTCTTCCG GACGAAATTCGGTAGTCAGTCTGAGAGTAAGAAATTTCATACTGTAAGGATGGAAGCAAGTAAGACGACTGTACCCAGCATTGTTGTCTATGTTACAGTTCCAAACAAGGAAGCAG GGAAAAAATTGGCTGAAAGCATAGTCAAAGAGCGGCTCGCAGCGTGTGTTAACCGAATACCAG GTGTTGAATCAGTTTATGAGTGGAAAGGAGAG ATACAAACTGACTCTGAAGAGCTGCTTATAATCAAGACGAGGGAATCTCTTCTAGAGGCTTTAACTGAGCATGTCAAGGCAAATCATGAATATGA CGTGCCTGAGGTGATTTCCTTACCCATAACCGGTGGCAATCTCCAGTATTTGGAGTGGATTAAGAACAGTACTCGGGACTAA